The region GAAGTCAACACAAAGTTGAATCATGACTATAACTTGAGAACTAGAGATAGAATAAGAAATTACTATTCCAGAACACAAAACTCGCCAATCTATCGGAGTGTACAAAAGTTCAACAACATAACAAAGACATTGTTGAATGGAAATGAAAAGAACTTGTATTTTGCAATTtaagagtatattttaagaacaGAAAATAAGTCAAGttaatttcaagaataatttatcgatttgtttattttttgatatttttatactTCTTATAATTAATTTGTTAGTTAAAGGCCTCGGTGCCAGTTTTGTTCAACTGATTTGAGGTCTGAAAtcaatgattaaaaaaaatatattattaaatatCTTCATGTCCAAGTTTCTTTAATTGTTAGGCACATACAGATTAttacatctttttttttattgaacgtCAACGGAAAACAGCAAATCAGAGGGATATCTCTTACTCTTTTTGAACATGACCTTTAGAATATATTTTTGTACTATATTTAGTTTATGCATACTTGATAATTGATTCCACTAAAGATTTATATATTGTTATTAGTGTTTTCTTATTCATAAACTCTCTCAGAAGGTAAAAATTATGTACGAATTTGCGGATTCTTCCTGATACATAATCGATATGTGGTTGCTATTTAAGAAATTGATCGATAACAACTCCAAGGTATTTGGTGTGTGATACCTCCCGTATGCTATGCGTTCCCATGGGTATACTGTCAAAAGTGTGATCTATTCCTTTTGGTAACGGAGAATGCTATGTAATTTGTTTTGGTACAATTCAAAGATAGTTTGTAACTTCGGAGCCAATTTGTTATCacagccagaccatcaacagctcGATCTCTCACTTTTTCCCAGGTATCCTCCGCAAAAACAAGCACTGTGTCATCAGCATATGATATGATCATTCCACCAATGCCAGATAATCTCAATAATGGATTAATTTAAGAAATGAACAACAAAGGTCCCAGCACAGTACCTTGAGGAATACCAGTCACAATCCTCAGCTTCTCACTTCTAACATTGTTGAGTTTTAGCATCTGATATCTGTTTGATAAATAACTTTCTAACAATTTAAGAGCCCTTCCTCTTATGCCATATCTTTCCAAATTTCGAAGGAGTTTATCATGTGGCATAGTATCAAATGCTTTGGCTAGATCCAAGAACACAGCCAAGCATTTTTTATCTGAATTTAAGTTATTGATAATCTCTGTTGTAAGTTTAATCATGGCATCCGAAGCACCAAACCCCCCAACAAAACCAAACTGATTTGAAGATAGAAcattgtttgttttgaaaaaatcgatcaatctattttttatacatttttcaaggatttttgCGAAATTACTTGAGGCTCACTGGTCTGTAATTACTTATAGAGGTTTGGGAACCAGATTTATGTATGGCAGTTATTATGGAAATTTTAAAGTCACTCGGTACAATTCCtttttctaaaattaaattGATAATATGCAATAAAGGATGCAACACCTCTACCTATATATGAGTCTGTTTTATTATCTTCACATGAATGCCATCATGTCCTGTAGAGCTATTATTTTTCAGAGAACCTATAATTCCTATTAGTTCACTTTCGGTAACAGGCCTAaggaaaattgaattcattgtgGTTGTGTCTTCCTTACATTCATCTTGTGGAGAAGGAACTGTCTTTGCCATGTCAATACCAACTGCATTAAAATATCTATTACAAAAATTAGCCATTTTTAGGGGATCAGTTATAGTTTCACATATGGTAACAACATACTTCTTTTGATCTATTTCAGAACATATATATTCAAGTAAATCTGTTGTTACTGTGCTCCTGGCGTTGTGGCTATACGTCATTTACtttacaaaaaacaaagttttatTCATTATGTTGCCTGTAGTAGCGAAAATTTTTAACCTTATTCTGCACCATGCCGGCCGATGTTGAAATGAACGCGAAATGCTCGTTAAGGTGCTAAGACTAAATCACTGTTTATAAAATACATATCGTATTCAAAAACGCTTTGCTCTACCGGCCACTTCTCCATTGTGACTGAAAACCAAAATGGCCGTtctattgaagctgaatgaacaccGCTTATGAGTATTcttcatcaaatttcaaaaaaagaacATATGGGGAAAAGTATTCGGTGTGAGATAAATCCAGAGTGTGTACTTGTATCGAAAATCAAGCGTTTTCATACAACTTGATGGTCAAAAAAAATATCCTACAAATAGTTATCTGTGTTGAATGGTGAGTCAATTTTCAGTTGGTGAGTTAAATGTGCTCTTTGTTTTGgagaaatatttcttttacGTTTTACGCTGCCATTCATGTCTGGTTTTCTTCATACTTGCTTCGTCCTCATTTGATGACCTTTCTAGGACTTCATTATTTTGCAAATGTTTTAAGTTCCAGTACCAGTGATGCTCGTGAGCTATGGATATCTTGGGGTGTATACacttttgttttgtttgttgttattttctttaaGATTGCTTCATTAAAGTTTGAAAGAGATTACTGTATATGTTAATAATACTTGCTAATgcaagtattatttttttttttttttcatactttAAAAACGGTATAGTATAATTACTATACCGTTTTTaaagtatgaaaaaaattcatcagcAACTTGGAACTATAGAATTGAGCAATCAGTGTCAAGTATTCGTactcttaatattttgaaactttcatcattcaaaattatacaatatataaataaatcaaaaattcacaaaacagaaaaataaattcatacaCATTGTTAGTGTTATTATTAATTCAACATTCATTTGGcaaatttctcttgaaataaatattaccTAAAATGCCAACAACTTCATGAAGACACGCTCCAACAGATTTTCTTACTATATAGCATGGATCAGCAGCTAGATCTCGAAATACAGAATACCAGACATCCATTGAATTGCTGGCTCGATTCAAAGTAAACGATGTTATTGATGGTAAATTTTGTGCACAGAAGTGTCTACAGTATACTCCCTTAAAGTTTCAATATTAGTTTACGGATGGTCTTTCGTACAATACTAAATgctaattaatttttaatttttttattaaactttTCATAGGTTTACCTGTGTAGGGTCCACATTATCACCTTGGCTGGATCCCAAACCTTTCGATGacagaattttaaaaaatttcaaaaaccacaAGCAATCTGCTTGGGATAAAACGTTCAGTAATCCCGTCATATACTTTCCAAATTCTCTAGCAAGTACAGGGTAGGATGCTTCATTTTCTTCAGCTGCTTGATTACATAATTCTTTAAATAATGGTATTATGACATCCTGTTTCgtttctgaaatgaaaataaacaattgACTATAAAAGACTTACGTtctgaattttctttaaatAACACTTGAGCAAGTTTTCCGCATTTCGTGTCCTCCACATACAAGTTGATTTATTAAAAATGTCCAGTCTCTGAATTGTAGATTCTATCTTCTATCAAAATATGATGATTCTGTCCAATATGCCTTAgacaaatattttataatttcaatctgaaaattgtCAATTTTACGTTTTTTGGCATGAGATTTGCCAATTTGGACACTAAATTAGCATTGCTTATATAGGGCACTAGTAACACAAAGTTGTGTTTAGTGAATCAAATAAGCaatttggcaagttttggaTTCGCACATCTTGAAGTTATACATATATTTTGACTATGAGTGTAATGATATAGATGCAGTTTTTCCTTCCTCGCTATTCTAAAATCGAACATCAAGTGTGACTAAAACCCTCTATGAGCAGTGCTAACTTAGAGTCCTAATTGACAACCTTCGTGCCTAAAAATGtagaattttcaattaaaaattttgagaaCATGAAAAATTATGTCAAAAATCAAAATCCATATTCAAACATTCAACACCCAGTATCTCCAAAACTAGTAACTAGGCATGTTGATCAGAAACATCATATTATGAGGTCTAGAATCTATAATTTAGagattagaaaaaaattgacaatcCCCTAAGAGAACTATATCTTTTAAGTGGCTATATATCCAGAAATTCAATCTTTTCAATAAGATACACATTTTTAATCATCTATATAAAGGAGATAAATTATTTGTTGTCATTCCATAagtaaattaataaaataacacAAATTGTGCTATAATTTTTATGGATATTTTTCAGATGTAGTATACAAATTTTAACTTACCATTAGAGAAATGTTGCAAGAGTTGGGCAATAGCAACAATCGTAGATGATCTAACAACAGTATTAGTATCTTTAGCAAGTTCCACAACACTTGGTAATAGGTTTGATTTGATCAGATTTGAATCATTTAAACCTGAAAATCATTAATGAACAAATAAATATGTtacatgaaaatatataaattaagtatttatttttacTCCTTTTCCTACTTAATCTCTTTTAGTCTTTGTACATGGGTACTTGAATATGATATAATATTATTCTGAGATATTCATTATACATATAAACAGAATTAATTTACCCTGTGCAATATTGGATAATTGCCCTGCCATACAAGCTCTAACTTCAAATGAAACATCTTGAGCTAGTCCCTGTACAAGTGGCAATATAGTTGTCTTGACCCTGTAGAAAAAAACATCAGAATACAAATTAAGTCACTTGACTGAACAGCTATATAAGTTATTTAACTTTGTGGAAATTATAGAGATCTAGATATATACTGCcagtaataattataattacttTCTTGTAAATGCAGTAGTGCTTAAGAATTTCAAGTATAAGTTTATTTATTGGTTCCCATATTTCTTCATCTAATTCTATTAAAATTAGCAAATATTTCTCCAAATTACTACTAACTCTCTTCTAACTAAACACATTCCAACACATTCACTCTTGCAATGACTCAAAAATCATGCTCGAATAAATAATCATTGCACTTACTCTATACTTTGAATTTTAGGGTGTACAGCACATCTTCCTAATAAATGACAGCTGGCCACTCGATAAAGAGTAGGCTTACTTGGTGCTGATTTCTGAACAGCCCATTTCAATACCTAAaagttattttaaaataaaaaagagaCTTCTGTACTCCAATTCCAAACAacaaatatgaagaatatttaCATCATTCCTTATCTGTGCATCGGAAAGGTGGTTTATAACTTCTAGTAATGTTTCAATCCAGGTAGTAGCAACTAAAGGATCTCTAGAATCTATACCTTGAATAATAGAACTCAGTAAGTTTATAGGAACTTTCTTttgtattaaaatttgaaatattctagcAGTAGCGATGTTAAATTCGCTAGACGAGCCTGGAAGTTCTTGTTGGATTTTTGGCAATATACGATTGATGGTAGCATTTGGTTCAAATTGGTATAACTGTGGTAAGTTCTGAACAATACTGAGTTTTTGAACATCGTCACCTTTCCTACAAGTAAATGGATTAAAATACATTTAATACTTatcgaaataatttacaataatATGTTTGATGTATCGAATATTGCATCAAGCACTTTATTTTTGTCGCTAGCAAAAGCAAAATTTTCAGATAGTCCATATTCCATGATAATCAATTACTTTTACGTTCAAGTAATTATGCCCATGACTATATAATTAAAAGAGAATTACTGTTTAATATAAATAGAGCAACTAACTgtttgtatataaaaaaaattattcaaataaggTTAAGTTATCAAGGTCAATTCGCAATACACTACTGACTACGTACCAATATAACTACAGTTCATAATAACTACATAATCTGCAAATTACTTAATACATTATTCTCTATAaataaagtcattgatctaataatttataattattattatattatcattgTATTCATGTTATTCTCTCAAGGTGTCTAGAAATACTGATCTGACCATTCTGGCTACCAATTCGactttgtttcaaaaatttttgagacGCGTACTCAAGATTGGCCAAACTCCTCTTTTCTTCATTAGATAGcgcatataaaataaaaaaaaggacaGGATAAATTgcctttgaaattgaaaatcgaaGAGTGCGAGtattttccttaataattcttcgtacaagaattattgaggAGTTACCTTACTTTTTTGGCACTCTATATATCAAATAAGTAGTTATTGTTATATCAATATTGTTGATTCGAATTTGATAATTACTGAATAAAACTTACGTCAATAAATATACACTTCTTTCTATAGGTTTATCTTCAAACTGACTATCTATAGTATGTTTAGCTAGTTGTTCTTGACTCTAAAAATTCATtgtattcagaaaaaatatttcatttttttccaattttagaAATTCACTCATTGCTATCACCTTAACACGACCGGGTTTGTCCAATTTCAAACTCATTAATTCTTCATcctattccaaaaaaatgttcagaattgATTTTAGCCCAGAAATATTCCAAACCATTATATGTACCTACCTTAACTACTTTTACGCTCATACTAAGTactttcaatcaattttttctgaaactaaAATAACCTGAAGTTTGATGaggaagaatattaaaaaaaatcaactgaaaTTTATAGGCTTATATTTCGAAACTAATTGTCTTTATTGACAATTTCATGacatttcaatttgaaacacaaaatagttattttcctaacaagtgtggaaagtgatacttttccgcaaaAGGCTGCAGTCGATTGTggaaaaggcactttccacatgagttaggaacaatagaatagcttgaatgaaacactttcatGGAGAATTTTCGTCTTGATA is a window of Harmonia axyridis chromosome 2, icHarAxyr1.1, whole genome shotgun sequence DNA encoding:
- the LOC123672862 gene encoding serine/threonine-protein phosphatase 4 regulatory subunit 4-like isoform X4, with translation MSVKVVKDEELMSLKLDKPGRVKSQEQLAKHTIDSQFEDKPIERSVYLLTKGDDVQKLSIVQNLPQLYQFEPNATINRILPKIQQELPGSSSEFNIATARIFQILIQKKVPINLLSSIIQGIDSRDPLVATTWIETLLEVINHLSDAQIRNDVLKWAVQKSAPSKPTLYRVASCHLLGRCAVHPKIQSIEVKTTILPLVQGLAQDVSFEVRACMAGQLSNIAQGLNDSNLIKSNLLPSVVELAKDTNTVVRSSTIVAIAQLLQHFSNETKQDVIIPLFKELCNQAAEENEASYPVLAREFGKYMTGLLNVLSQADCLWFLKFFKILSSKGLGSSQGDNVDPTQGVYCRHFCAQNLPSITSFTLNRASNSMDVWYSVFRDLAADPCYIVRKSVGACLHEVVGILGIQCRIIKPDIVRLLRDDAEDVLHMVVPKLGITMETLCNYGLLSRETSTQTSLEIGRAILKCHMELSKGVNWRMQTDLLAQLEHLPNCLPSDFIHQHFTPVIFAIIGDQKAKPVKAQAARLLLVFLRYNIKEIQRKWIRENLMNRLYLSTSCYTRHIFIKMCESAMSVFSKKYFKDHFFQPLLYLLDDRVSNIRLCTIKLMPQMRGMLGPEDKALLQTFDNMVKKLELTEKDKDVQYTLRCVLKNMQIHQFDGTKQEAIIEEKQRQEDEAKIAQGKIVENYKLMEGLPFASKRPAETNKAFKNSLTFPSQRNLAMPKNIPTFG